From the genome of Nicotiana sylvestris chromosome 1, ASM39365v2, whole genome shotgun sequence:
AATAGATCAACGGATCGACAATGTTACCATATTCTACCAAAGAAACTCTTAATATAGGCCGGCCTTTTCCCTCGTCAAAATATACCATTTTCAAGTAAATTTTAGAATATAATTTTAATTGGGAGCTAACAATGTCATCTATTTGTAAGTTAGTGGGACACTATATAATTACCAACTAAAATGTACAAAGTACTctgtttatttcattttatatgccattttttcttgtttatttgttCGCAAAAGAATAAcatatttctttatttaaaaataatttaattcgTAAACTTTTACCCTGACATGATTTTAGAGTTAAATTATTATTTAACCACTATCATATTTAAAATCACTAGCTTCAAAGttaatcttttttttaaaaaaaaaaatcatgacCTCACAATGAatcttaaattttatttttctttctaacAAGTGATGTGATATTTGTTGGAACACATGTAActtaaaattggcacattcaaCAAAACTTGAcaaaggaaaataataaaaaaggaaTAAAATTGGAGTTCTTTTCCGAATAGATTTTGGCAGTTGTCCATGGCTGAAGACGGAGGAAACGCGGCGGAGCAACCGGCCTCCGACCCAAACCCGTGCCCTATTTGTCTTGCCCCAGTTACTGAAGAGTCTTACTTGGATCAATGTTTCCGTACGCTTCCTTTCTTTTTAGTTTTACACATATCTTCCTGTAGTTTATAAGCAAGCAGTCATTGTTAAGATGCAATTTCATAAGTTTTAAGCTCTAATTTAAGGAGTACCTTTCATATACTTTGGCCCTTTTTGCATAATTATAAATAAGTGGCATTTTGCTAAGTAATTGTAAAGTGTATAAGCTTTTGCTAAGTAATTGTAAAGTGTATAAGCTGTGGAAGAAAGCTATGTACGGATTGTTTCTGAATAAATCAGTTATCAAGTGCTTAAGCCATCATGTTATTTCTACAGACAAATTTTGCTACAATTGCATTCTGCGTTGGACCAAAGTGGTTACAAGCAATCAGTCTCGTGCACCTGCTTCAGTAAAGTGTCCTTTATGTAAGGTCcgaacttgttttaattattttgtTGGTTCCTATTTCTTCTAAGTGTTCTTAGTTTCATGAGCATTAGTAAAATAGATCCTCTCAAGAATTAGTAGCAGTTAATTGTAATTGGTAGAACTAATTTTTTGGGGGATTGATTGATGAACTATTATTAGCAATGATATGATTCCCCCTAGATCACGCCTCTCACGAGAGAGAGCGCTTTAACTTTGCAGTTACTTCTAGAAAAATGAAACATTTTCTGCTAAGATGGATTTGAGAGGATTCCAGTACTTTAATAGTGTGTCACACTTGTGAGGTCAAGACCATGGTATTACATATTTGGTCTTACAAACTTTTTGCTTGATCTGAAGAGTCGTCACGGAGCCTTGAACACAGTATGGATATACCAAAGCGGATAGATCATAGATGTGTGAATATATGCAATTTGTTTGTAAATGTTTTTCTGAACTTAATCAGATATTGGTCTCTTTAGAACTCTGTGTTGACTTTTGTTTGCCTCTTGAATGTTTTGGAGTAGCTTGTGTAAATTTTATTGGTGGGGAAAATGTTATGTATCTGGGAATTGAAATGAAATTGACAtggattcttttttcttttatctgatCTTTGATGTACTGTATCAACATTTTGTCCAAAACAAAAAGGAGGCACAAAAAGACACAAAATTGACCATTACAAGCAGTAATGTTGTTAAAAGCTCGATAAAGCTCAAGTTACGTGCCTTGCCTTTCTCTGAGCTAACGTGCTAGGCATGCATCTCGTCAACCAGTAACTTTCTCATTAAGAGGCAAGCACTATACAAAAGATATATTAGCAAAGTGATACATTTTCTTGTTGCTTTGCTGGAGAATTCTATATTTATTATACTTGTGCTTTTGATGTAAATTTAAATCACTCTATATTTCTGACTCTTCTAATAACTTACAAAAATTTCTCATTCttctattattaatttaaaattatgCTGGATTTTGTTTCTTTCAACTCAACTCTCTTGTTTATGCAGACAGAGAATTTTTCTATTATAAAGAGCTATGGTGGAAGGTTTTTTCAACAACATTATGTGAATGAAAACTTGGACAATAGGTAGCAAAGTCCTCTATACTTCTTCTGCTTTGTATGttctccccttttttttttttactattctAAATTAACTTATCGTTTGACATTTGTATTCCAGCGTGTTCTTCACAAAAGCTCACAAGTATAGATTGCAGTGCTACTATACTAATGAAGGTAGAGTGCTTTCCATCACTGATTTACATATTCTCCATTTCTAGTGGATATCTTTTATGAGATATCACCTTGCTTCCAAGAACATAAAATTGGTAGTTCTGCAGGGGGCTTATTTGACAAATTCAATGTGCCACGTTATTGGAAGTTGCACAAGTATCTGCAGCCTAATCCTTGGCTTATAAGTTGGTTGAGAAGAGAAATTCAGGCTGTGACGCAGGTCCTTCAAACTTGTGATTTTCATTCATTGTTTAAATGTTGTAATCTTCTTTATAGATGCACTTCTAACCCAATCTCTTAATAGCTTTTGATTATGATggtcaataaagacaatgatccTTTGGATAACAAAAATGAGAAGTATATTTAATGATTCCGAGAGAAAACAACTTACTGATTATTATTGTGTGCTAACCTGTTTCTTACGTTCTTTGTCTGTGTTTATAGTGAAGTATGGAGGTGAAAACTCTTTTATTTCCAGAATGAACATGTTTTTTGGGTTCTCTGTAAGGTTGAAAGAGTGCCAATTTGCAACCAATAGGAAACTGTCCACAAAACCCAATTTGCATGTCCGTGGGTATTTCTTAGTCAATCTTTAGTTAGTCTTAAGTTGAAGGGAATCTTGGTATAACTGGACAATTTTTCCACTAAGAGTCGGATGGGATTTAATAATCTCTACAATGTTGGGGTACATCTGCCTAAGTTGAAGTGAATCTTGGTGTAACTGGACAATGTTTAATAATCTCTGCAATGTAGGGGTACATCTGCCTACAATCCCTAGTCTGATCCATGGAAAAGCTTCTTGTTAGCTATCACCAACAACTTGTTTCTCATCTTAGGCAACTGACATCCTATATGCCTATTTCCCTCCACAAATAGTAAAAATTCAACATAAATTGATGTCATTTTGGTCCCAATTTCTCATAAAATGATATGTAAACATTACGAATTGGCTAAAATACGACTTATTCTAACCTTCTTTCCTTGATTGTGAATAAAAATTGTAAAATGGGAATCATGGAGAACCTTGCTGATTACTTGATTATGTCATTCTCATTGCAACAATACATTAAAGTATGACTAGGTACATACTAATATTAAATTGATAATTCAATAATTCGCTCATCCTTGTAACATCACAAAACGTTATTTTATGACATTTCTGCTAAGTAATTCTTTTCCGTGTCATGCAGGAAGAAGATGTAGATATTATCGTACATCATATACTTGGTGTGATTGATTCATTTAGAAGGTAatgtaaaaaataaaagtaaattattGATCGTTTCCATGCATTGAACTCGCCAATGTCAAGCTAACCTCTTTGTTTGCTTTCACCTCTTTGGGAAAACCAAATGACACGTTCTTGAAAATCAGTTACCTAATAATATTGTGTTATTGTTCTCATGTTCACTTAATTAATCTTCATTATACATTTTCAGTGTTACATGAATGCTTAGACAGTTGTTAATGTTGCAGAAACGAGCCAAAGCAAATAAAAGATACTCCACAAGCAAAGCAAGAAGAGTTCAAGATCATGGTATCTGAAGCAGCAAGACCTTTCATAACTGGTCGAACTGATCGATTTGTGAACGAGTTAGAACTGTTTCTAGCTTCATCTTTGACTATTGATGCTTTTGATAGTGTTTATATCCAACATTTGGGTTGGAAAATTCCTGAAAAGATCGAGGAGGGTGGGGTAGGAGAACCAGTTGAACAAGGCCCTTTAGTTCCCTATTTGTACTTCTTTGATGAGGATTCTGATGGAAATGAATAGAATACTGTCCTTATATGTCAAGGATAATAAGTTCACCTCACTTGCCAGATTTTAGCTGGTGCGCGGTTTGTCAACCCTGGATAATGTGTTTTATTATTTCTCAAATCCATGGTTTTAAACTCTCGCACGCATGCTTGATCATCCATGTTTTCAAATTACAACAGTTCCAGATTTACTTCCGAGATTAGCTTGCTTAAAATTGTTTAGTTCAAAATTTTGCCTCTATCATACAACTACAGAAATCAATTTAAATTAGTGCAAGGCACGTATAGCTCACATGTAGTTCTTCTTTGAGTTGTTTAAGTTCCACTACAACAATTTTTCAATCGATTCTGATTACATTTCCATCATTTTCATGTTACTAAACATTCGCATAATTTTTATGTGTTAAAGCAAGAGATACATAAAAGGTTAAAGATGTGAAAGATGAATACCTTTTTTGCACTGTAAGAAGCAGGTTTTCTAAAGACATTTAATTTTCAATTGATAGTTTTAAGAACTTTTGGTGGGTTCACTAATTACGTCTAATAAATTTAAGTTTTATATATTGACAATGTAAATATCTTTTGCATTCTTAGTATAGTTTAACCTACTATATCAATTAAATAATCGTTTTGTCTTGGTCAAAAATTAATATAATTTTAGGTTTAAGTTTTATGTCCATTGACAATATATAATATTGACAGTGTAAGAATTCTTTATATTATtggtgtatataacttaaatacataattataaaTTGTTATATATAACTAGCTTTCAAATGatcaatttatataaaaataagtACATAATCAGTGCGAAGAACTTAAACTCAGCCTAGATAATAATAACTTCACTTACTTAGCAGAAGAAATACTGAATCTTTTTCAGTATGCTACATGATTGGCAGGCTTCAATATGCTACATGTAACATGACTTTGATAGCCCTATATGGCAGGCGGCAACAGTCCAAATAGATGGCGTTATGCGAAGAATCAATCAATATTCCACTTAGTCGGCCAAGTTTAGCAACAGAAACAATAATCAGAGCGCACCATGATTTGTAATATGACTAGTTGATCgggattttttaagaaaaaaaactgTCCCGTGCACTAAGGCAAATCTAAAGTTACATGTGAACCcaataattttttattaaatcgtataaatatattaaaaaatttaCTAAATACTTATAAATATTTaacttattattattaatattctCCATATGATAAATATAATTTAGTGACGCCAACCACCCGTCCATGATGAGAGTGATTTGGTAAGGGGTGTCAGAAACAAACAAAAGGAGGAATATTTTTTTAACACCAAAAGGaggaatcagaaggaaatttgtGCATAAATCAACCTTTCTAATAACTAACCGGCAACACTCGAGCAGTCCAGCAGTCAGCATTCAGCTGCAGCAGCCACTCTCGACCAACCGCAGTCTTCTTCTGACTCTAACCATCACACACAGGTAGACCTATATAGGCACAGTTTCGTATCTGGACTTacagaaaaagagagagagaaaatggAGGTGAGAGCAAGAGCCCCTGGGAAAATAATATTGGCTGGAGAACATGCTGTGGTTCACGGATCAGCTGCCGTCGCCGCCTCTATCGATCTCTATACATACGTCTCCCTTCGCTTCCCTACTCCTGCTGGTATACATTCTATTCAATTCCTCAGTTGATTTATTATTAACTGTAATTATGATTTCTGAATCGAATTTGCTGCCTTTAATTCCGTATTAGGTTGCTTAATTTCATAATTCCGAAACAAATAGTAATGTCTTTGAGGCTTTTATTGAGCTCAGTGTGCTGGTAGAGTATTCCGCCCTGCTAGTTGACATTTGAGAGTAACACTCTTCAATTCTACCCTTTCCAGTTCTGTTCTATTTCCTTTTTAAAAATATCCGGCCCTTACTTCGTATCACTTAGTTCATTAATACTTAAGACATGGTTATTGTCCTTCAATGATAAGAAATACCCTTAGAACATTATCCTCGTACTTTATCCTACATCTTGTATGGTTATCTTGTACTCCATTTGCCAACTTTTATATCTGACCAAATACTGGAAGATGATCCAGAAAATGATTTTTTGAAAGAGACAGTGAGTTTCATAAAAATGTATAATTATATAATAAAGTGTCTGTGTATGTATAATTATCGTTGAATTTTAGGCCTTTGGTTACTAATGGGACCGGCTGAATGGTTAATGTATTGTGTTATGCTCATTGTTGCCTGCCCTGCTTTGACATTGAGATGAGATCTTTCTGGAGTTCAAACTGACCTCTAGGATTTGTTGAGTATGCTATATCTATCTTAAAAATGGATGAACCAAGATAACAGTCTGAGAAATATGATAAATTTGTTAAAATTCAACATTTACTAGTCTAAGCAGATTATTTTTCTTTGTAagaccaaaaagaaaaaattgcTTTACTCAAACTGTTGTTTCCTTTTCATGATAATCCTTACTGGTTTCTTCATTTAGTTTTTCACTAATGCGTTTCttttcttcttaatttctttGGGAATAGATAATGACGAAACATTAACCCTCCAGCTTAAGGATGTGTCACTAGAATTTTCCTGGCCAGTTGCAAGAATTAAAGAGGCTTTTCCAAACTCGGAAACTCAGATTCCACCTTCCTCGTGCTCACTAGAGACTCTTAAATTAATTGCTTCTCTAGTTGATGAGCACAACATTCCTGAGGCAAAGATAGGGCTCGCTGCTGGTGTCACAGCTTTTCTTTGGCTGTTCACCTCAATCCATGGGTATTAACTTCAATTCCCTTTACTTGACCTGTTGATATTCTTGAAACAGACTTCATATTATCACATTGTCTTTTGCTGTAATTGCCTAATTAGATGCAAACCAGCAAAAGCAGTGGTCTCTTCTGAGCTTCCACTGGGATCAGGCTTGGGTTCGTCTGCAGCTTTCTGTGTTGCACTCTCTGCGGCCATTCTTGCGTTGTCAGATTCAGTAACTATGGAATTCAGCCACCAAGGTTGGCAAGTATTTGGAGAGAATGAGCTGGAATTGGTGAATAAATGGGCTTTCGAGGGAGAGAAAATAATTCACGGGAAGCCATCTGGTATTGACAACACAGTGAGCACGTATGGTATGTGACGATAGCCATAGTTACTATATCTTCTTTCCTTTTATGATATGTTAAGCAAtcacagaacaaagaaaacaGTCAAGCTGAAAAGGGGCATTAATGCAGGGAAATATCTCAACTTTTTGCTTAATCGGGTAAAATGCATATATGCTAATTTGTGATTGAGAAGTGAGAAATAGGTATAAATTTGGAGTTAATAAGCATTTAGCAACATAAAGAAGATATCTTAAAGAATGTGTGGATGCCAGTAAGAAGAAAAGGCACATGATTAACTTGAAAGCTTCCCAAAATTAAACATTACTTTTTAGATTATGAATAGTAGAACCATAGTCCACTATAAGATTTTTCAGTTTATATCTGTTTAGTCACCTTAAAATGACTCCAGAATAACAGTTTAATCTAAGGGGAATTgcatttttcagaaatttcacaAAAAGAATCCATTAGGCTTGTTAAAAACATTCCTTCCCCATGTTAGACCAGCAGATAGTTTTCTGTGTTCTCCTACCTTTTTGTAAAATTTGCTTGCTATATTCATCTAGAACATCTACTTCAAACAGTTGCACTGTGAAACTAATTATGCTTTTGGAACCATGATATGAATGTGTTGCACACCTCTCCAAAATGCTGCTGTACCCATGTCGTATCCTCCAAAAATGCACTACGTTTGGAGGATCCTGCACGCATCCGGCGAAATTTCTGAAGAGCCCGAGCAACATAAAGAAGTATCATTAGTGATCTATGAGGAATTAGTGagattaattatgtattttaactATGTTAGCAACACTTATATTATCTTCTATATAAGTAACTCTAAATTTCTTTAGGTGTCTCAGATATTTGTCGTATGATAAATGTTATCTTCAGTGTTCGCTTGAATGCTATATCTGTTATAGTGCCAGAAATGAGAGAAGTTTGTCCTCATCAGACCAGAATCAAACAAGAACAGTGGACTATGTAAACAATAAGCTCCTTCCCGTATTAACAGAGAAAGTAACTTGAAGCAAGACTGATGTCCACCGAAAATAGGTCTTACTACTGTTGACAGTGAATTAACTTTTGATTTGGACTTATATTGCATGGCGCAATATATAAAAGAAACCTTGTCTTACCAGTAGTTAGGTTATGTTAGTTTTCCACTTGTTTGAGTCTTCAGCTATTTAGACATGATGGAGGTGGTCGAGGCAGCAAATTTTCATTTTCAGGAGAAGTGGGCACAGTCAGCATGGAAAAGATCCTAGCAGTCACAATCTAAAACATATGCAGATATTTTTTCAGATGCTAATAGCGAATATTAACATATCATTACTtacatttctttttttcttcaccTGGCATATTCTATATTGCTCAATTATTAAAACTTTTTGTTTTCAGGGAGAAGAGAATcgttctctcttcttcttttgcaaTTCTACCAATTAAACTTTACATATATGTCCTGTTTATATTCGGTGTTACAAAACATACAATGAGGTCTTAGATCCATTAGAGAATCTGAATTTGCTATTCATGAAGATAAATGAAATCTAATTAGAACAGACGAGCTATTGTAGAATTGACTCCTGCATGGCAATGGAAGATCTATTCTTAGGGAAGCTCCTGAGTCACAATGTTAATCTCTCTCATCATTGGCAGTTTTTTAACATTCTTCTCCTTTTATGTGTTTTTTCTTTGGGAGACGTGGTTTGGATAGTCACTTGCCCTTCATGTTCCTCCTTCTAACACCAAGGTATCTGTAAATTAATGttcctaaattattttccatGGTagatttttcttgtattgttaaGAAATATAGAATACTTATAATTTTCAGATCTCTATGGAAGGATATGTCAGGATTCTAATAACTTCACAACCTATAAATGTTACTTACAGGAAACATGATCAAGTTTAAGTCAGGCCATTTGACACGCCTCAAAACAAACATGCCACTTAAAATGCTGATCACTAACACAAAGGTCGGGAGAAATACAAAGGCATTGGTAGCTAGCGTCTCAGAAAGGACCTTGAGGCATCCGACTGCAATGGCTTCTGTTTTTACTGCAGTGGATTCTATCAGTAGTGAAGTGGCTGCAATTATTCAATCACCTGTCCCGGATGATCTAGCCATAACTGAGAAAGAAGAGAAACTGGAAGAGTTGATGGAGATGAACCAAGGATTGCTTCAGTGCATGGGTGTTAGCCATGCTTCTATAGAAACTGTTCTTCGAACAACTCTAAAGTACAAACTATCTTCCAAGTTAACTGGAGCTGGTGGTGGAGGCTGTGTTTTGACATTATTACCAACCCGTATCCTTTCATTTATCTTCCTTCTGATAAATGCTTTCTATTCAGAATGTGCTATTTATATGGTATCTTCATTCATTATTGATATTTTTGGCGttagacttaattgctccaggATGTGgcttttcatcattttcattctACCTTTACACTCCATCTGCTTTATCTGGCTGCATAAATGCTCTGCATTGGCTGATGGGGTACTGGATATCTGATACATTGATTAATGTCTACTTCGTCATACTGTTTTTCATTAAGTTCATGCATACACATAAAGTTTTGGTCCCTGAACATTACTCTGAATGGGTAAAACAGTTATTCACTAGGACTGATCTCTATATACTTAGAAAATTTGACCTGTGTTTAAGTGTCTCTGAACTTGATACGATGAGTCAGCTTTGTTTGTACTGAGGCAGAGATGGACAACATTCTTTAGCACTAGCGCCATTGCTTTACATGGTGGCATAAGCAAAAGCTTGTGGAACAATATCTTATCTGAAAGTAGAATTGCAATCCTTGCCTTGAAAGTAGAAATGTGATCCTTGCCTTGACCTAAGGAAGGTCAGGAATATAGGATATTTGCGTCTACACCTACTCAACGTTCTCACATCCTTTATGTCCAACTGTTTGTCAAATAGTTCGTTTTCTGCAGACTTTTTGTGCGTTTTATATCCATATCTGTTTTGCTGATATACTTGGTCTTTGACCTCGCTGAAAAACCAACTAGACACATAATAGTCTTCCCTATAGATAGGCATATATCATGTGCTTTATATGAGACTTGCTGCCGAGTTCCCCACATTTGATCTTAGTCTCTTTTAACTTTCCTTGACAACAATTTCCAGTACTGTCAGGAACAGTTGTTGATAAAGTAATAGCTGAGTTAGAAGCGTGCGGATTCCAATGCCTACTTGCTGGAATTGGTGGAAATGGCGTGGAGATTTCATTCAGTGGCACTTCCTGATTGTAATACCCAGATGCAGCAGTTTGCTATAAGATCTATCTCTGCATTCTTGAATATGGATATGGAGGTGCTAGCTTGTGACCATTCGCAATGTAAGAAACATCAAAACCGTGCCATCGACTTGTTACAGTTCTGGTCTTAGAACTTGGAGCAATTGTAGAAAACATTTTTATTCTCCCTCATTTCttgttcttttttccttcttttgtcATAAAGATCAATGGTAATAAGAAGATTCCTGGTTTTGATGGTTCGAAGGACACGGTAACACTAATTTTAATTCCGGAGTTTTTTAGTTCTTGGACGTTCCTCccatttaatatttatatagatGCTGAATCTTCCTATTTCTCATCTCCTTTATCTACTATGATTGCTATCAGTTTCGTCCAGACCATATTTAACAGTAGCAGAACCTTGAGCAAACCCACAACGCAGACACAGATAGAGGCAAAAGAGAGATCTTGAAGAGAGAAGTGGAGAATTATTTTATTGATGCCACTCTAGAACCATGGTACAAAACATACAAACACATACTTCGTACACTATTTAGAACTAGCACAAAACGGATCGCAGCTTTCCATGAAACAGACAAAAAGACTCCCAAAGAGGCTTTAAGCATTGACAATGGTCCCACCTGGAAAGCCAACAAAACAAATTTTAGACCCTAATAATCTAATGGAACGTATTAAACGTGAAAATGCAGAGCTTGGCTATGTAAAGGTTCAACCTACCATTAGGGTGTATGACTTGGCCAGTTATATAGGAGGATTCAGGGCTAGAAGCCAGGAAAACATACGAAGGGGCCACCTCTATAGGCTGACCAGCCCTCTTCATTGGCACTTGTTTCCCAAAATTCGCACATTCCTCTTCAGTAAACGAAGCTGGAATCAGTGGTGTCCAAATTGGACCAGGAGCAACGCCATTAACACGTATTCCCCTCTCAACAAGCTGAAGAGCAAGTCCTCTAGTAAATGCAACTATTGCACCCTTTGTAGCTGTGTAATCAAGAAGCTTGGCATTCCCCTTGTATGCATTCACTGATGTTGTGTTTATTATGCTGCTACCTTCCTTCAtgtgtttcaaagcatgcctGCAACATCATTTGAATTCTGTCAAAGCGTTATTAAACTCAATTTAACATCATCCCTATATAACATGGAACAAACGAGTCATCCCTATATAACATGGAACAAACGAGGATGTTATAGGTGGATAGGTAGGTTTGTAGTATTGGTTCTAAAGACTATTTTAGAATAATACCAACCTAGTGACAAAGAAGTAAGAAAAGATGTTGGTTCTAAAGACTCTCTCAAGCCTCTCCTCATTGATCTCCTCGATAGAGGTAGCCTCGTACTGCTCTGCAGCATTGTTCACCAGAATATCAATTCTCCCATAGGAATTCACAACCTCATCAACCACCTTCTTGCAGTTGTCATCAAATCCTAAATCGGTCGGCACCGCCATTGGATCCTTCGCATCAGCAGCTTTGGCTTGCCTTAACAATCCAAGTGTCTCTTGCGCATCTTTCTCTTCTTGAGACTTGACGTAAGTAAAGGCCACGGTTGCGCCCTCCAAGGCAAAGCAATGGCAGACTGCTCGTCCAATGCCAGAATCGCCTCCTGTCACCAGCGCTACCTTGCCCTTCATAAATGATCATAGATTATTTTTCATATTAACAAAATAAAGTAAGAGGACTACGTATTCACTAAACTAGCATTCTCCTACATGCATGCAATGCTCTATCAACACCtccaaaattaaatattcaaATTATGGTTTGATATTATGCCTTAGCTTCTTTATCTTTTGTTCGTTTATACAAGATGGTCTTCCATAAAAAAGCTGTGTGAGATTAATAacctaaataaaataaaactactaGTTATTTGTAATATGTTAAATCCTGCTAATTTTGAAAATAAGGCAAAAGTAGTAGTTACATTTGGAGGAAattaagaaaatgaagaaaataaagggtAGAAGAGATCTAATGAATTACTCGAAGCTTGTTGGCAGGCTTATAATCCTGGCTAGAATGACGAGGAGTGGGGTCCATGGCATGTTCTTTGCCAGGCTGAGTTTCCTGTTTCTGGGGTGGGAATGTTTGGCCACCAGACGCCATTGATCTCCTCACTATCACTGAGGGAAATCTTCTTCTCTTAGTGGTGTTATTTCGAGTAGCgaaaaagaaaagagggagaAACCTGAGTGCTGTTAAGGTGAGTGGTGAAAGTGGAAGATAAAGCTCGAGCCGAAATAGGAATTAGAAAACGAGAGCTCATACGTCGTAAAGTAAATCAAAGTTgtgagtgaagaagaagaagaatatttgGGGAATTTTATATGTATGGTAGGAAAAAGGTGGAAGAGTAGTATGTGTATACGTGTCTTGTTCAGCCGCATGCAGCGGACACGTCTGTAGACATATGGGCTTAATTTGGAGCACCAAGAACTTGATCGCCTCTTATTCTACCGTCTTCTTCGCTAGGAGGAAATTGTCTTGTGGGATAATTGTTGTTCCATTATTGTTGTTAGAAGTAaagaaagataaaa
Proteins encoded in this window:
- the LOC104220251 gene encoding uncharacterized protein produces the protein MAEDGGNAAEQPASDPNPCPICLAPVTEESYLDQCFHKFCYNCILRWTKVVTSNQSRAPASVKCPLCKTENFSIIKSYGGRFFQQHYVNENLDNSVFFTKAHKYRLQCYYTNEGGLFDKFNVPRYWKLHKYLQPNPWLISWLRREIQAVTQEEDVDIIVHHILGVIDSFRRNEPKQIKDTPQAKQEEFKIMVSEAARPFITGRTDRFVNELELFLASSLTIDAFDSVYIQHLGWKIPEKIEEGGVGEPVEQGPLVPYLYFFDEDSDGNE
- the LOC104220250 gene encoding mevalonate kinase-like, producing MEVRARAPGKIILAGEHAVVHGSAAVAASIDLYTYVSLRFPTPADNDETLTLQLKDVSLEFSWPVARIKEAFPNSETQIPPSSCSLETLKLIASLVDEHNIPEAKIGLAAGVTAFLWLFTSIHGCKPAKAVVSSELPLGSGLGSSAAFCVALSAAILALSDSVTMEFSHQGWQVFGENELELVNKWAFEGEKIIHGKPSGIDNTVSTYGNMIKFKSGHLTRLKTNMPLKMLITNTKVGRNTKALVASVSERTLRHPTAMASVFTAVDSISSEVAAIIQSPVPDDLAITEKEEKLEELMEMNQGLLQCMGVSHASIETVLRTTLKYKLSSKLTGAGGGGCVLTLLPTLLSGTVVDKVIAELEACGFQCLLAGIGGNGVEISFSGTS
- the LOC104220248 gene encoding NADPH-dependent aldehyde reductase 1, chloroplastic, with product MASGGQTFPPQKQETQPGKEHAMDPTPRHSSQDYKPANKLRGKVALVTGGDSGIGRAVCHCFALEGATVAFTYVKSQEEKDAQETLGLLRQAKAADAKDPMAVPTDLGFDDNCKKVVDEVVNSYGRIDILVNNAAEQYEATSIEEINEERLERVFRTNIFSYFFVTRHALKHMKEGSSIINTTSVNAYKGNAKLLDYTATKGAIVAFTRGLALQLVERGIRVNGVAPGPIWTPLIPASFTEEECANFGKQVPMKRAGQPIEVAPSYVFLASSPESSYITGQVIHPNGGTIVNA